A part of Desulfurococcaceae archaeon genomic DNA contains:
- a CDS encoding serine protein kinase RIO, with protein sequence MRLDEIDRLIKEKTKYWEERIKDRDLFEVVDEVFDSFTLMTIIELHRRGVLRKINGVISSGKESRVYLGYDKLGNTVAIKIFLTTTAEFRKSIRKYIIGDPRFEQLKSRSLRSLILAWARKEYRNLTRMHEAGVKVPKPIACLNNVLVMEFLGENRVRYPLLIEVFKELTEEELYSIYKLVVAEVEKITCSAKLVHGDLSEYNIMVKPNLDIAIIDVSQAIDINHPSAFEFLKRDVENIYRFFTKEAKLEVGDLQAILNKVIPCLERKKAA encoded by the coding sequence ATGAGGCTAGATGAAATAGACCGGTTGATTAAGGAGAAGACGAAGTATTGGGAAGAACGAATTAAGGACAGGGACCTCTTCGAAGTAGTGGATGAGGTTTTTGACAGCTTTACCCTGATGACTATTATCGAACTACACAGGAGGGGCGTGCTTAGGAAAATAAATGGAGTTATAAGCTCAGGCAAGGAGTCTCGGGTATACTTAGGCTACGATAAGTTAGGTAACACCGTAGCCATTAAGATATTCCTAACTACTACGGCGGAGTTTAGAAAAAGCATACGCAAGTACATCATAGGTGATCCCAGGTTCGAACAACTAAAGTCCAGGAGCTTGAGGTCTTTAATACTTGCCTGGGCCCGTAAAGAGTATAGAAACCTCACGAGAATGCACGAAGCGGGCGTCAAGGTCCCAAAACCCATAGCCTGCCTAAACAACGTCCTCGTGATGGAGTTTCTCGGAGAGAACCGTGTACGCTACCCGTTACTTATAGAAGTCTTCAAGGAGCTTACAGAAGAAGAACTGTACTCGATATATAAGCTGGTCGTGGCGGAGGTGGAAAAAATAACTTGCAGTGCAAAGCTGGTACACGGCGATCTTTCGGAGTACAACATTATGGTGAAACCCAACCTGGACATAGCGATAATCGACGTGAGCCAGGCAATCGACATAAATCACCCTAGTGCGTTTGAATTCCTAAAACGAGACGTGGAGAACATTTATAGGTTTTTTACCAAAGAAGCTAAACTTGAAGTTGGGGATTTACAGGCAATCCTAAACAAGGTGATTCCGTGTCTGGAGAGGAAAAAGGCCGCTTAA